From one Pseudostreptobacillus hongkongensis genomic stretch:
- a CDS encoding 3'-5' exonuclease, with protein DKIIEIGADKLKAGKVVSKISEFVNSEKPIPQKNIEITSINENMVRDAETIENVMTRFIDFVNDCTLVAHNAQFDV; from the coding sequence TGATAAAATAATAGAAATAGGTGCAGATAAGCTAAAGGCCGGAAAGGTGGTTTCAAAAATTTCAGAATTTGTAAATTCAGAAAAGCCTATACCTCAAAAAAACATAGAAATTACAAGTATTAATGAAAATATGGTAAGAGATGCAGAAACTATAGAAAATGTTATGACTAGATTCATAGATTTTGTTAACGACTGTACTCTTGTTGCTCACAATGCTCAATTTGACGTTTGA